In one window of Bifidobacterium sp. WK041_4_12 DNA:
- the bglX gene encoding beta-glucosidase BglX gives MEQSNIEDLLRQMTLEEKIGQLTQITGDFYSDKAEDRTGPMSQLGLDDEQITNVGTVLGVVGASECRRIQRQYMERNRLHIPTMFMGDVIHGYETIFPIPLGLASSWDTDAFEEMARVSAEEASVSGLSAVFSPMVDLVRDPRWGRVMESTGEDPFLNGKFASAMVTGYQGEPGELQDHFNKVAACVKHFAAYGAVTGGRDYNTVDMSEQRLRDVYLRGYHAAIEAGARLVMTSFNTVGGIPATGNRHLMQDILRDEFGFDGVLISDFGAVKELISHGVAADESQAASLSIHAGVDIEMMTLCYMHTLEALVTSGAVDERLIDESVLRILRLKNELGLFEHPFRGADEAREKEIVFSTSHRATARRITAESLVLLRNNDATLPLKASQSIALLGPAAQSPDILGAWSWRGRTDRAVTLMQGLRKFASADGESMRSHVKTTEERCDYFVPTESVIAASVELAKHADVVILALGELSTMSGEAASRSNIHLPKGQIALFDAVHKVNPHIVVVLFNGRPLDLSGIEAADAILEAWYPGTEGGAAIADVLFGAVNPSGKVTMSFPESVGQIPVFYDEDNTGRPYEQAPNEKYVSKYLDVSNYAAYPFGFGLSYSHFSYGSPVVSVSGNGFSAEHPAIIRVSITNDSEVDGVEIAQLYVRDLVGEVVRPVKQLKGFQRVALAAGETREIEFELDEKDVRYVHLDDSMRSDPGDFLVWVAGNSRDLSNPIRLHLE, from the coding sequence ATGGAACAGTCGAATATCGAGGATCTGCTTCGGCAGATGACCTTGGAGGAGAAGATCGGCCAACTGACGCAGATTACCGGCGATTTCTACTCAGATAAAGCCGAGGATCGTACGGGCCCGATGAGTCAGCTGGGCTTGGATGACGAGCAGATTACGAATGTCGGCACCGTTTTGGGTGTGGTCGGAGCTTCGGAGTGCCGGCGCATACAGCGGCAGTATATGGAACGCAACCGTCTGCACATTCCTACCATGTTCATGGGGGATGTGATTCACGGGTATGAGACCATCTTCCCGATTCCGCTTGGTCTTGCAAGCTCGTGGGATACTGATGCTTTCGAGGAAATGGCTCGCGTGTCGGCCGAAGAAGCTTCGGTGTCCGGTCTTTCGGCAGTGTTTTCGCCGATGGTCGATCTGGTCCGGGATCCTCGATGGGGTCGTGTGATGGAATCAACCGGAGAGGATCCCTTCCTTAACGGCAAGTTCGCATCGGCAATGGTCACAGGATATCAGGGCGAACCCGGCGAATTGCAGGATCATTTCAACAAGGTTGCGGCCTGCGTCAAGCATTTCGCCGCGTATGGTGCCGTCACGGGCGGACGTGACTACAACACGGTGGATATGTCAGAGCAGCGTCTGCGCGATGTGTACTTGCGTGGGTATCATGCGGCGATCGAAGCCGGCGCGCGACTGGTGATGACCTCGTTCAACACGGTCGGAGGCATTCCGGCGACAGGCAACAGGCATCTGATGCAAGACATTCTGCGTGACGAATTCGGGTTCGATGGTGTGCTGATTTCGGATTTCGGAGCCGTCAAGGAGCTGATATCCCATGGTGTTGCAGCGGATGAGAGTCAGGCGGCGAGCCTGTCGATTCATGCGGGCGTGGACATTGAGATGATGACGCTGTGCTACATGCACACCCTTGAAGCCTTGGTTACATCGGGAGCTGTTGACGAGCGATTGATCGATGAGTCTGTGTTGAGAATTCTTCGCTTGAAGAATGAGCTCGGACTTTTCGAGCATCCGTTCCGTGGCGCTGACGAGGCGCGCGAGAAAGAGATTGTGTTCAGCACGAGCCATCGTGCGACAGCGAGGCGCATAACTGCTGAATCGCTGGTTCTGCTTCGCAACAATGATGCAACGCTGCCATTGAAGGCATCGCAAAGCATCGCATTGCTCGGGCCAGCAGCTCAATCTCCTGACATTCTCGGAGCATGGTCGTGGCGAGGAAGAACCGATCGTGCGGTGACGCTGATGCAGGGGCTTCGTAAGTTTGCATCTGCAGACGGCGAATCGATGAGATCGCATGTGAAAACAACCGAGGAACGGTGTGACTATTTCGTTCCCACCGAATCGGTGATTGCAGCATCGGTTGAGTTGGCCAAGCATGCCGATGTGGTGATTCTTGCCCTTGGAGAGCTTTCGACCATGAGTGGCGAGGCTGCGAGCCGCTCGAACATTCACCTTCCGAAAGGACAGATTGCATTATTCGATGCCGTGCACAAGGTGAATCCGCATATCGTCGTGGTGCTTTTCAACGGCAGACCACTTGATCTCAGCGGTATCGAAGCCGCCGATGCGATTCTCGAAGCGTGGTATCCGGGGACCGAAGGCGGAGCGGCAATTGCCGATGTGCTTTTTGGTGCGGTGAACCCGTCAGGGAAAGTCACGATGTCGTTCCCTGAATCGGTGGGCCAGATTCCGGTCTTTTACGACGAGGACAATACTGGCAGACCATACGAACAGGCACCGAACGAGAAGTACGTGTCGAAATATCTGGATGTTTCCAATTATGCGGCATACCCGTTTGGATTCGGTCTGAGCTACAGCCACTTCTCCTATGGGTCGCCAGTAGTGTCAGTGTCGGGCAACGGCTTCAGCGCCGAACATCCCGCCATCATAAGGGTGAGCATTACGAACGATTCCGAGGTCGATGGTGTCGAGATCGCGCAGCTCTATGTCCGTGACCTCGTTGGTGAGGTCGTTCGTCCGGTCAAGCAGCTCAAGGGATTCCAACGGGTTGCGCTCGCAGCCGGTGAAACGCGAGAGATTGAGTTTGAACTTGATGAGAAGGATGTGCGCTATGTTCATCTCGATGATTCGATGCGTAGCGATCCCGGTGATTTTCTGGTCTGGGTCGCAGGCAACAGCCGTGACCTTTCCAACCCGATTCGCCTGCATCTGGAGTGA
- a CDS encoding GH36-type glycosyl hydrolase domain-containing protein, with translation MTTHTPDVPGDQAYSNKQTHENVWQQDNAQPKHNTQQQWDNPQQWNSWGKSVDHDRAIHEGKLDMEFNPFGDLRSIRVNDIQISQYQPGIHDAAVSGIWLRRKRGSDISSIALTGTHCGENIGEDVGENVSSAPHFECSEQCAQWSGEGLGVRWAVTLSPVADEPQSLKDFTGSGCSWAWKVKVMPVDSQTVESDDTWELVTAQDIALAPVQQALTSEPYISQYVAFHEETLQGSGCVVSARQTMSSAPQLPLLISTICEGTAAYLTDGFDFFGHQARLGSAPIALSDESWHGGHINQYEFAMICLLSTGRKLGAEGIEWNQLVAFNPDYRGEMADASKQFVNSSIPDYVQGTGTADNSVASKPMQQNELANDELPSLLATARGLNADALSDDQLRSLVPGSIVSPEYGRNARLLSFFSGDGTHVVSQSKELAVARSHGQVVLSGGDFDPEHPVLASTSYAPGVFASHIVLGNTNMNRLVSVQRNALNLLRSAGVRVLVRFEGEWRVLQLPSAFIMHLGGSRWVYRIGDVIFNVTTTASADSNALDIRFTSSIPIDAILTVDVEEPAQWYARREEHGVVFAPAWDSEAFKHYPGLSYAFLSENAQCGSDALLFTDPKDGVKVGAKLDTKLMTAEASQSSTAAQASQLSQASQHGGIVTFSIEDQRELHLSVAASVRGAQEAIDCAEALIVKPFDIAKVLQEHNANIASFADDLHVNGEGRLAEFNMLIPWFVQNALVHFLSPHGLEQYSGAAWGTRDVLQGPLEMELGFGHYAAAREILLKVFAHQNSDGSLPQWFMFDAYSSMYQKDSHGDIPVWPLMALGEYLVASADYDILNQTQPFLDDAGKVSVVRHLERILSYIEQHRVPGTKLFSYGNGDWDDTLQPAQASMKKNMASSWTIALLHQASVVLAAQLEKAGLRELAQQFVAEAATIEAAFPKDFILDDVIAGYVNFTEQGPQPIIHPTDTRTGLKYRLIPMTRSIISGLLTPEQAHGHMKLIDENLHYPDGVRLMNKPARFADGIPLYFKRAEQAANVGREIGLMYTHAHIRYAEALATLGKDSFVSELLRISPVGQFSRLASSELRQRNCYFASSDADFSDRYEAANHWDRLRADAQDPVGVRGGWRVYSSGPGIYLRQLVQHVFGLQIEANQLVIDPVLALEDDGTSIMVKLFGTERTVRYHVLDDDSAVTVRVNGSKIEGSYQQLPYRQGGLVVTAEQLQGVDGTAVDDTAVDDTGVNGTGVDGIGVNGAAVNEIEVSVGSKRCTIA, from the coding sequence ATGACGACTCACACACCCGACGTACCAGGCGATCAGGCATATTCGAATAAGCAGACGCATGAGAATGTTTGGCAGCAAGACAATGCTCAGCCAAAGCACAATACTCAGCAGCAGTGGGATAATCCGCAACAGTGGAATTCCTGGGGAAAGTCGGTCGACCATGACCGTGCCATCCATGAGGGGAAGCTGGACATGGAATTCAATCCTTTCGGTGATCTGCGTTCGATTCGTGTGAATGACATCCAGATTTCGCAATATCAGCCCGGCATCCATGATGCGGCAGTGTCGGGAATATGGCTGCGGCGAAAGCGTGGCAGCGACATCAGCTCGATTGCGCTCACGGGGACGCACTGTGGAGAGAATATCGGAGAGGATGTCGGAGAGAATGTCTCAAGCGCTCCGCACTTCGAATGCTCCGAACAGTGCGCTCAATGGAGTGGCGAGGGTCTTGGAGTCAGATGGGCAGTGACGCTCAGTCCGGTTGCAGATGAGCCGCAATCCTTGAAAGATTTTACGGGCAGTGGATGCTCCTGGGCATGGAAGGTGAAGGTCATGCCTGTGGATTCCCAAACCGTGGAATCTGATGATACATGGGAGCTGGTCACCGCTCAGGATATTGCGTTGGCTCCCGTGCAGCAGGCCTTGACGAGCGAACCCTATATCTCGCAATACGTGGCCTTCCACGAGGAGACGCTTCAGGGTTCAGGATGCGTCGTGTCGGCAAGGCAGACGATGAGCAGCGCACCGCAGCTGCCGCTTCTGATATCGACCATCTGCGAGGGGACGGCCGCATATCTTACCGACGGCTTTGACTTCTTCGGGCATCAGGCACGTCTCGGATCGGCTCCCATCGCCTTAAGCGACGAGAGCTGGCATGGCGGTCATATTAATCAATACGAGTTCGCGATGATATGTCTGCTGTCGACAGGCCGTAAGCTCGGCGCGGAGGGCATCGAATGGAATCAGCTGGTGGCTTTCAACCCTGATTATCGTGGTGAGATGGCCGATGCGAGCAAGCAATTCGTCAATTCGTCAATCCCCGATTATGTGCAGGGCACTGGTACGGCCGACAATTCCGTTGCCAGCAAGCCAATGCAGCAGAATGAACTGGCAAATGACGAGCTTCCATCGTTGCTGGCGACGGCCAGAGGGTTGAATGCTGATGCATTAAGCGATGATCAGCTCAGGTCGCTGGTTCCCGGCAGCATCGTTTCGCCTGAATATGGGCGCAATGCAAGGCTGCTGTCGTTCTTCTCCGGCGATGGCACGCATGTCGTGTCCCAAAGCAAGGAACTTGCGGTGGCACGCTCGCATGGTCAGGTTGTGCTGTCTGGCGGCGATTTCGATCCTGAACATCCTGTGCTCGCTTCCACAAGCTATGCGCCAGGCGTTTTCGCATCGCATATCGTGCTGGGCAACACCAACATGAACCGTCTGGTGTCGGTGCAGCGCAATGCGCTGAATCTGCTCAGATCGGCAGGTGTCCGTGTACTGGTCAGATTTGAGGGGGAGTGGCGTGTGCTGCAGCTGCCTTCCGCATTCATCATGCATCTGGGCGGTTCGCGCTGGGTGTATCGCATCGGTGACGTGATCTTCAACGTGACGACCACCGCTTCGGCAGACAGCAATGCTCTGGACATTCGATTCACTTCCAGCATTCCCATCGATGCCATTCTCACCGTCGATGTCGAAGAACCAGCGCAGTGGTACGCGCGGCGTGAAGAGCACGGTGTGGTATTTGCTCCGGCATGGGATTCCGAGGCTTTCAAGCATTATCCAGGATTGAGCTATGCGTTTCTCTCCGAGAATGCGCAGTGCGGGTCGGATGCGCTGCTGTTCACCGATCCGAAGGATGGTGTGAAAGTTGGTGCGAAGCTCGATACGAAGCTCATGACCGCTGAGGCATCTCAGTCATCCACAGCGGCCCAGGCATCCCAGCTATCTCAGGCATCTCAACATGGCGGCATCGTCACCTTCTCCATTGAGGATCAGCGAGAATTGCATCTCTCCGTCGCGGCGAGCGTGCGCGGCGCACAGGAGGCCATCGACTGTGCCGAAGCTCTGATTGTGAAGCCATTCGACATTGCGAAAGTGCTGCAGGAGCATAACGCCAACATTGCATCGTTCGCCGATGACCTTCATGTGAACGGCGAAGGTCGTCTTGCCGAATTCAACATGCTTATCCCGTGGTTCGTGCAGAACGCGCTCGTGCACTTCCTGTCACCGCATGGACTTGAGCAGTATTCGGGAGCTGCATGGGGTACCAGAGACGTGTTGCAGGGTCCTTTGGAGATGGAGCTGGGGTTTGGGCATTATGCTGCGGCGCGAGAAATCCTGCTGAAGGTCTTCGCCCATCAGAACAGTGATGGCTCCTTGCCTCAGTGGTTCATGTTCGATGCCTACTCGTCTATGTATCAGAAGGATTCGCATGGTGACATTCCCGTATGGCCTTTGATGGCTTTGGGTGAATACCTGGTTGCCAGCGCTGACTATGACATTCTCAACCAGACCCAGCCATTCCTCGATGATGCGGGCAAGGTGAGTGTAGTCCGGCATCTGGAACGAATTCTCTCGTATATCGAGCAGCATCGCGTGCCGGGCACGAAGCTGTTCTCGTATGGCAACGGCGATTGGGATGATACGCTTCAGCCCGCCCAGGCTTCGATGAAGAAGAACATGGCTTCAAGCTGGACCATTGCACTGCTGCATCAGGCATCCGTGGTGCTCGCAGCGCAGTTGGAGAAGGCTGGGCTTCGGGAACTGGCTCAGCAGTTCGTGGCCGAGGCTGCCACAATCGAGGCGGCATTCCCCAAGGACTTCATACTCGATGATGTGATTGCCGGATATGTGAACTTCACCGAGCAGGGTCCGCAGCCGATCATCCATCCAACGGATACTCGGACTGGCTTGAAATACCGGCTGATTCCGATGACACGTTCTATCATTTCGGGGCTGCTCACCCCGGAACAGGCTCACGGTCATATGAAGCTGATCGACGAGAATCTGCACTATCCCGATGGCGTGAGGCTGATGAACAAGCCCGCCCGCTTTGCCGATGGCATTCCCCTCTACTTCAAGAGAGCGGAGCAGGCGGCGAACGTGGGCCGCGAAATTGGTCTGATGTATACGCACGCCCATATTCGCTATGCAGAGGCGCTCGCAACCTTGGGCAAGGATTCATTCGTAAGCGAGCTGCTGCGCATCAGCCCTGTCGGACAATTCTCAAGGTTGGCTTCAAGCGAGCTTCGTCAGCGCAACTGCTACTTCGCCTCGTCGGATGCTGACTTTTCCGATAGGTATGAAGCCGCGAATCATTGGGATCGTCTGCGCGCAGATGCCCAGGATCCGGTAGGGGTTCGTGGTGGCTGGCGCGTCTATTCATCCGGCCCGGGCATTTATCTGCGTCAGCTCGTGCAGCATGTGTTTGGCTTGCAGATCGAAGCGAATCAGCTGGTCATCGACCCTGTGCTGGCGCTTGAAGACGATGGCACCTCGATTATGGTGAAGCTTTTCGGCACTGAGCGCACGGTTCGATATCACGTTCTTGACGATGATTCTGCCGTGACGGTCCGTGTCAATGGCAGCAAGATTGAAGGAAGCTACCAGCAGTTGCCATATCGCCAGGGAGGTCTGGTCGTCACCGCGGAACAGCTTCAAGGGGTAGATGGCACAGCGGTAGATGACACAGCGGTAGATGACACTGGGGTGAATGGCACAGGGGTAGATGGCATTGGGGTGAATGGTGCCGCTGTGAATGAGATAGAGGTCAGTGTTGGCTCGAAGCGGTGCACCATCGCCTAG
- a CDS encoding alpha/beta fold hydrolase translates to MLTAHTIQDSRIRPVPAFGGLPVPPSVEILGVTTPAGELTVAHASPLVGENVKGSILAIPGFTGSKEDYYPILPLLARLGWDVWAYSQRGQADSFAPEGQQSYTREQDAADACAMAKIISSAVGVVRVHLLGHSFGGLVAQAAAIAHPERFESLTLMSSGPHGWPGRHELDRRILLDNPESDLWTLNNPSKATVPDAELDVLQRFLRTRSKRTSRDELLQTIDELAKIHDTSFAVKDTGLPVLIFHGENDNWAWPQEWQHRMARIIGARYEIVPDAAHGPQSENPGLTATLLDDFWSQTLLERTRQ, encoded by the coding sequence ATGTTAACCGCACATACGATCCAAGATTCACGCATACGTCCGGTTCCGGCGTTCGGGGGATTGCCCGTTCCGCCATCGGTCGAGATACTCGGCGTCACCACGCCTGCCGGAGAACTGACAGTCGCGCATGCATCGCCGCTTGTCGGCGAGAACGTCAAGGGCAGTATCCTCGCTATTCCGGGGTTCACAGGTTCGAAGGAGGACTATTATCCCATTCTGCCGCTGCTTGCCCGGCTGGGCTGGGATGTCTGGGCGTATTCGCAGCGTGGTCAGGCTGATTCCTTCGCTCCAGAGGGACAGCAAAGCTATACGCGAGAACAGGATGCGGCCGATGCGTGCGCGATGGCGAAGATTATCTCCTCGGCTGTTGGCGTGGTGCGGGTGCATCTTCTGGGGCACAGCTTCGGCGGACTCGTGGCGCAGGCAGCGGCCATAGCACATCCAGAACGCTTCGAAAGCCTGACGCTGATGTCTTCTGGGCCTCATGGGTGGCCAGGCAGACACGAACTGGATAGACGGATTCTTCTTGACAATCCCGAAAGCGATCTGTGGACGCTCAACAATCCTTCGAAGGCGACGGTTCCTGATGCCGAGCTTGACGTGTTGCAACGCTTCTTGAGAACGCGTTCGAAACGCACGAGCCGAGACGAGCTGTTGCAGACCATCGATGAACTCGCGAAGATCCATGACACGAGCTTCGCAGTAAAGGATACGGGATTGCCGGTTCTGATCTTTCACGGTGAAAACGACAACTGGGCATGGCCGCAGGAGTGGCAGCACAGAATGGCGAGAATCATAGGTGCTCGCTACGAGATCGTCCCCGATGCGGCGCACGGCCCGCAGAGCGAGAACCCGGGATTGACGGCAACGCTGCTCGATGATTTTTGGTCACAGACATTACTTGAAAGGACGAGGCAATGA
- a CDS encoding ABC transporter ATP-binding protein produces MSLLHIDHLSIEYDTPGTEPVKAVHDVNVDLEQGEFVGLVGESGSGKSTLGFAITALSRPPARVSEGKVIFDGVDIATLNQEELRKQRRGGFAMVLQSGMNALNPVRTIRNHFMDIFKAHEHIRKDRREARAKELIEKVGLPASTLSRYPGELSGGMRQRVSIALALSLDPKLMVFDEPTTALDVLVQHEVMNTIRELQKSEGFTAILISHDLGIVLESTQRVLVMHNGRIVEDASSRDILEHPKDDYTKMLLSHYGDPRAAHVSVPGLRTRENANEAYKQNAHAEDERTALTVSHITKIYPARKRGESAVRAVDDVSFTLDPGQSLALVGASGSGKSTIAKMITAVENPTSGVITLGSKHIEKMRRGRDLRALRSDIQMVFQDPYAALNPLHNVEYILSRPIANYTKLRGSAARQRMLELLEFVGLTPVEQFAAKLPHQLSGGQRQRVVIARALASDPKVLIADEPVSMLDMTLRAGILALLDDLRVRLNVSMLYITHDLLSARLITDNIMVLNQGRVVERGETSQVLQHPHDDYTVSLLNAIPKLQVDEQA; encoded by the coding sequence ATGAGTCTGCTTCATATTGATCATCTGTCCATCGAATACGACACACCTGGGACTGAGCCCGTCAAGGCTGTCCACGATGTGAACGTGGATTTGGAACAAGGTGAATTCGTCGGTCTGGTCGGCGAATCCGGTTCGGGCAAGTCGACGCTGGGATTTGCCATCACGGCACTGTCCCGTCCACCCGCACGCGTGAGCGAGGGCAAGGTCATCTTTGACGGCGTTGACATTGCAACGCTGAATCAGGAGGAGCTGCGCAAGCAGCGTCGCGGCGGATTCGCGATGGTGCTGCAGTCCGGCATGAACGCACTGAACCCGGTGCGCACGATCCGCAACCATTTCATGGATATCTTCAAGGCGCACGAGCATATTCGCAAGGATAGGCGCGAGGCGCGTGCGAAGGAGCTGATTGAGAAGGTCGGGCTGCCAGCAAGCACCCTAAGCCGATATCCGGGCGAGCTTTCCGGCGGCATGCGTCAGCGTGTATCCATCGCGCTCGCGCTGAGTCTTGATCCCAAGCTCATGGTCTTCGATGAGCCGACGACGGCACTTGATGTGCTTGTCCAGCATGAGGTCATGAACACGATACGTGAACTGCAGAAGTCAGAAGGTTTCACTGCCATCCTCATCAGCCATGATTTGGGCATCGTGCTTGAATCCACGCAACGCGTGCTGGTCATGCATAATGGCCGCATCGTCGAGGATGCTTCGAGCCGCGACATTCTCGAGCATCCGAAGGACGACTACACGAAGATGCTGCTCAGCCATTATGGGGATCCCCGTGCGGCGCATGTTTCAGTCCCGGGCTTGCGAACGAGGGAAAATGCCAATGAGGCTTATAAACAGAATGCGCATGCAGAGGATGAGCGTACGGCCTTGACCGTCTCTCATATCACCAAGATATATCCTGCGCGCAAGCGGGGGGAGAGCGCAGTCAGAGCGGTTGACGATGTGTCGTTCACGCTCGACCCGGGTCAGTCATTGGCGCTTGTTGGCGCTTCCGGTTCGGGAAAGTCAACGATTGCCAAGATGATCACGGCTGTGGAAAACCCGACATCGGGGGTTATCACGCTTGGCAGCAAGCATATCGAGAAGATGCGTCGCGGTCGCGATCTGCGAGCGTTGCGCTCCGACATTCAGATGGTGTTCCAGGATCCGTATGCGGCGTTGAACCCGCTGCACAATGTCGAATACATTCTCAGCCGTCCCATTGCGAACTATACGAAGCTTCGGGGCAGTGCGGCAAGGCAGCGGATGCTTGAGCTGCTCGAATTCGTCGGACTTACCCCGGTTGAGCAATTCGCCGCGAAGCTTCCGCATCAGCTGTCTGGCGGCCAGCGGCAGCGCGTGGTCATAGCGCGCGCATTGGCGAGCGATCCGAAGGTTCTGATTGCGGACGAGCCGGTTTCCATGCTTGACATGACGCTGCGAGCTGGAATCCTCGCTCTGCTTGACGATCTTCGCGTGCGCCTGAACGTCAGCATGCTGTACATCACGCACGATCTGCTGAGCGCACGCCTGATAACCGATAACATCATGGTGCTCAACCAGGGGCGTGTCGTCGAACGCGGCGAAACCTCCCAGGTTTTGCAGCATCCGCATGATGACTATACGGTGTCGCTGCTGAACGCGATTCCAAAATTGCAGGTTGACGAGCAGGCCTGA
- a CDS encoding ABC transporter permease, which translates to MTQAQQAQVTGNMSGNPANGSAGDDSRNLDVATPPSNKGEHSQPRAPHDSADDNVLIRGLRVAGRSFATVWSVPKARFGIILFSLIIVLAIFAPIVSPYNPKQTGFETNAQPSLSHLLGTTASGQDVFSQLIWGGRISVMVAMVAGILSTALAVVIGLSWGYIKSFGGEFVGFIVNLFLVIPQLPLMIVIASYLQNGGMKVIVLVIVFTGWAWGSRVLRSQTQSLRSRDFVTAAAFSGDSAARIIFHEIFPNMLSLIINNFFGAATSAALAEAGLEFLGLGDSTTISWGTMIYWAQNNGVILTGQWALLLAPGLMIALLAVSMTFINFGVDRLSNPRLREGSSR; encoded by the coding sequence ATGACACAAGCACAGCAAGCGCAGGTCACAGGAAACATGTCGGGCAATCCTGCGAACGGGTCGGCAGGCGACGACAGCAGGAATCTCGACGTTGCCACGCCACCGTCAAACAAGGGCGAACACTCACAACCACGCGCACCTCACGATTCGGCTGACGACAACGTGCTGATCAGAGGACTCCGGGTTGCAGGACGCAGCTTCGCCACGGTATGGTCCGTTCCGAAGGCACGCTTCGGCATCATCCTCTTCAGCCTGATTATCGTGCTGGCAATATTCGCACCCATCGTGAGTCCGTACAATCCCAAGCAGACCGGCTTCGAAACCAATGCGCAGCCATCGCTGAGTCATCTTCTCGGAACCACGGCAAGCGGTCAGGACGTGTTCTCGCAGCTTATCTGGGGTGGACGAATCTCGGTTATGGTCGCCATGGTCGCAGGCATTCTTTCCACAGCTCTCGCTGTCGTCATCGGCCTGAGCTGGGGGTACATCAAGTCATTCGGCGGCGAATTCGTCGGCTTCATCGTCAACCTGTTCTTGGTGATTCCGCAACTGCCACTGATGATCGTCATCGCTTCATACTTGCAGAACGGCGGCATGAAGGTGATCGTCCTGGTCATCGTATTCACCGGTTGGGCATGGGGTTCGCGCGTGCTTCGCAGCCAGACCCAATCCCTGCGCTCGCGTGATTTCGTCACCGCGGCGGCGTTCAGCGGCGACAGCGCCGCACGAATCATCTTCCATGAGATATTCCCGAACATGCTGTCACTCATCATCAACAACTTCTTCGGTGCCGCAACCTCTGCGGCCTTGGCGGAAGCCGGACTTGAGTTCCTTGGTCTGGGCGATTCCACAACGATCAGCTGGGGCACGATGATCTATTGGGCGCAGAACAACGGCGTCATCCTCACCGGACAGTGGGCGCTTCTGCTCGCTCCCGGTCTGATGATCGCATTGCTCGCCGTCTCCATGACATTCATCAACTTCGGCGTTGACCGACTCAGCAATCCTCGACTGCGTGAAGGGAGTTCACGATGA
- a CDS encoding ABC transporter permease, which translates to MKGHLVRYYLGKIGLFLLTLWAAITVNFLLPRMMPGSPADAAIAKLSQNGPVTPEMRASIEAQLGVPTGNPFQQYVQYLNDVIHLNFGISYSNFPQSVSSLVSTALPWTLVLVGTVTILSFIIGTMLGAAMAWKRGSLVDATGSVSSSFFSAFPPFWLALLLLFFLGYVAKAFPTSGAYAATAVPNPSWSFLIDALYHSILPGLTILITSLGSWVMGMRNNMINTLGDDYVTFAEANGLHQGTVMLRYAARNALLPNLTSFGLVLGGVVGGSLLVEQVFSYPGIGMLLFQAVTNQDYPLMQALFLMITVSVLVANFVVDILYGVLDPRTRR; encoded by the coding sequence GTGAAAGGTCATCTCGTGCGCTACTATCTCGGGAAAATCGGTCTTTTCCTGCTCACACTCTGGGCAGCAATCACCGTAAACTTCCTGCTACCCCGTATGATGCCCGGTTCTCCTGCCGACGCAGCCATAGCCAAACTCTCGCAAAATGGTCCTGTGACGCCGGAAATGCGTGCCTCGATAGAAGCGCAGCTAGGGGTGCCCACAGGCAATCCATTCCAGCAGTATGTTCAATATCTCAATGACGTCATTCATCTGAACTTCGGAATCTCGTACAGCAACTTCCCACAATCGGTCTCTTCGCTGGTTTCAACAGCCTTGCCGTGGACTCTTGTGCTGGTCGGTACGGTCACCATTCTTTCGTTCATCATCGGCACCATGCTCGGTGCGGCGATGGCCTGGAAGCGCGGCTCGCTCGTCGATGCCACCGGCAGCGTCTCAAGCTCGTTCTTCTCGGCCTTCCCACCGTTCTGGCTTGCGCTGCTCCTGCTGTTCTTCCTTGGCTATGTTGCCAAGGCATTCCCGACATCAGGCGCATATGCCGCAACCGCAGTTCCCAACCCGTCCTGGTCGTTCCTGATCGACGCACTGTATCATTCGATCCTTCCCGGACTGACCATCCTCATAACCTCATTGGGGAGCTGGGTCATGGGCATGCGCAACAACATGATCAATACGCTTGGTGATGATTATGTGACCTTCGCGGAGGCGAACGGCCTCCACCAAGGCACGGTCATGCTCAGGTATGCGGCTCGAAACGCGCTGCTGCCAAACCTCACCTCATTCGGTCTGGTGCTTGGCGGCGTCGTCGGCGGTTCGCTGCTGGTCGAACAGGTTTTCAGCTATCCAGGCATCGGCATGCTGCTGTTCCAAGCAGTCACGAATCAGGACTATCCACTGATGCAGGCTCTGTTCCTGATGATCACGGTCAGCGTTCTGGTAGCCAATTTCGTCGTTGACATTCTCTACGGCGTTCTCGATCCACGGACCAGGAGGTGA